One Phaseolus vulgaris cultivar G19833 unplaced genomic scaffold, P. vulgaris v2.0 scaffold_262, whole genome shotgun sequence DNA segment encodes these proteins:
- the LOC137817601 gene encoding uncharacterized protein, translated as MVHLGNARHRPGFFMPSSHHGPQGPTCATEERKFNEERRLVVQEDTKKLLSAGHIREIQYPEWLANVVLVKKANGKWRMCVDFTNLNKARPKDSYPLPSIDALVDSASGCKMLSFLDAFSGYNQIKVHPRDECKTTFMTETCCYYYKVMPFGLKNVGATYQRLMDKVLAPMLGRNVQAYIDDMVVTSQERVRHTADLEELFATIAKYRLKLNPEKCVFEVEAGAGPDPETYILRKQGPARAGGEVSIFGEGGPDGGVLGQEAPSLLPKLYGNDGPPHPEGVTKARCRGRMVRWAVELSEFDILYEPRGSIKGQVYADFVAELSPGSTQQEEEVGSQWVLSVDRSSNQQGSGAGVVLEGPNDLLVEQALKFTFKASNNQAEYKALIAGMLLAKEIGARSLQAKSDSQLVTGQVTGEYQTKDPQMAAYFKYVQVLKGAFVEFKLVHVPREQNARVDLLAKLASSGKGGRQRTVIQETLKTSRTFVADNRVDVLQISAFKGRSRSHRSLTQDTTRAPSISVYPTSPEEKDPMQVCALEEGDTWMMPYKRYIADGYFQQSPSRARR; from the exons ATGGTCCATCTCGGAAATGCCCGGCACCGACCCGGATTTTTTATGCCAtcatctcaccatggaccccaaggtccaacctgtgcgacagaggagaggaagttcaacgaggaaaggCGCCTCGTCGTACAGGAAGATACCAAAAAGCTGTTgagcgctggccacatcagggagatccagtacccagagtggctggccaacgtggTTTTAGTAAAGAAGGCgaacgggaagtggaggatgtgtgtggacttcactAACCTGAATAAGGCGCGCCCCAAGGATTCGTATCCCCTGCCTAGCATCGACGCATTGGTGGACAGTGCCTCAGGCTGTAAGATGTTGAGCTTTCTGGATGCGTtttcggggtataaccagatcaaggtGCATCCCCGTGACGAGTGCAAAACGACGTTCATGACCGAGACGTGTTGTTATtactacaaggtgatgccatttgggttgaagaatgtaGGCGCCACCtatcaaagattgatggataaggtccttgcacccatgttgggtaggaacgtgcaggcctacATAGACGATATGGTGGTGACCTCCCAAGAGAGGGTGCGACACACAGCtgacctggaagagctatttgcCACAATAGCtaaataccgcctcaagctgaaccctgagaagtgtgtcttcgagGTTGAAGCGG gagcaggaccagaccCAGAAACCTAtatacttcgtaagcaaggtcCTGCAAGGGCCGGAGGCGAGGTATCAATCTTTGGAGAAGGCGGCCCTGACGGTGGTGTTCTTGGCCAAGAGGCTCCGTCACTACTTCCAAAGCTTTACGGTAATGACGGacctccccatccagaaggtgttACAAAAGCCAGATGTCGCGGGAGGATGGtccgctgggcggtggagctatcCGAGTTTGACATTCTGTACGAGCCCAGGGGGTCCATCAAGGGACAAGTGTACGCGGACTTTGTGGCGGAGCTCTCGCCAGGGAGCACACAGCAAGAGGAAGAGGTTGGCTCCCagtgggtgctctcggtggatagGTCCTCGAATCAGCAAGGGAGTGGAGCCGGAGTGGTCCTAGAGGGGCCAAACGATTTGTTGGTCGAGCAGGCCCTGAAGTTTACGttcaaggcaagtaataatcaagcagagtacAAGGCCTTAATAGCTGGGATGCTGTTAGCCAAAGAGATAGGTGCGCGGAGCCTGCAGGCGAAGAGTGATTCGCAgctggtcacggggcaggtgACCGGGGAGTACCAaaccaaggatccacaaatggctgCATATTTCAAGTATGTCCAAGTGCTGAAAGGGGCGTTCGTGGAGTTCAAGTTAGTCCACgtcccaagagagcagaatgcccgtgTTGActtgctcgccaagctggccagctcaggcaaggggggaaggcagaggacggtcatccaggagaccctcaaaacgTCGCGAACGTTTGTGGCggataacagggtggacgtccttCAGATCAGTGCATTCAAAGGAAGGTCGAGGAGTCATCGGTCCTTGACGCAGGACACGACGAGAGCTCCTAGTATAAGCGTCTACCCGACCTCGCCAGAAGAGAAGGACCCCATGCAGGTGTGCGCCCTGGAAGAAGGGGACACATGGATGATGCCCTATAAACGCTACATCGCTGATGGATACTTCCAGCAGAGCCCGAGTAGGGCAAGAAGATAA